DNA sequence from the Methanoculleus sp. SDB genome:
GGGCTCGTGGTCTAGCTGGTTATGACGTCGCCTTCACACGGCGGAGGTCCTGAGTTCGAATCTCAGCGAGCCCATACCTATTTTTTAAGAGATTTTTTAGTTCGGTGAGGTCTGCTTCGACTCCCGAGAACCGCAGATATGTACGAATGCTGCCACCCATCCCATATCATATCATTTTCGTTGTATTCACTCCGAACACAAATCTGTTGATTCTAGGAATAATTCGGGTGAAGGGAGTTCTCACGAAATAATTTTATTTATGGTTGTCGATCACAACCGTGTATGGACAGCACCAAGAATCCCCGGGGAACTTTCGTGGGAGCGAAGGTCGACCTGGAAGAATGTACCCGTCGTTTCAAGCTCCTTGCACAATCCGGCGAGGAAGTAAAGGGAGTATTCGGAGGAGCGGTGATCGAGGGAGACGGTCATGCCCACTGCGGAACCGGGAAGCATTTCCTGATCGTGACCAACGAGCGGGCGATCTTCTCCGCCGGTGAGCCCCCGACAGAGGAGAATACGGACTTTTGGGTCTATGCCGATATAACGGGTGCAGAAGCGAAGAAAGGGCTGATCACGGGTGACGTAATCCTGACCGTTAAGGCTGCAAAAAAGCAGTTCGGATTCATGCAGAAAACGGAAGCCGATACGGCGGTTGCGCTAATCCGGGAACAGATCAAAGCGTAACATGGCGGTTGCGAGAGGATATACGAGTAATAGTGAGGGATGACGGTAGACTGCATCCTTTCCCTGCACTGAAATGCTGCGAAAAGGTATGCGGGGAGAGACGAGACGTGTGTACTTCGAGAACTCCTTGTGCTTTTCCCATACATCGTTGAGAGCCGCCTGATGCTATGGCTCCGAAGGCTTGGATGACACGGACTTTTCCATCGGAAGCGCCCTGGTAGCTATGGAATAGTGAGGCTCTATAATTAAAACTGGAGCGTAATTCGTCTTCCCACGGCGGAGGTCCCGAGTCTGAATCTCAGCGAGCCCACACCTATTTTTTAATAGATTTTTCAGTTCGGCGAGGTCTGCTCCGACCCGGAGAACCGCAGAGTGCAGCGGAGCAGCGCTGGAGCGGATTCTTATCGGGGGTTCATCTACATCTCAATGACCTTTCCGGCTCCGCCCTCAATATATTTTTTAGGATACCGTCTTTTCAGTTCGGCTTTGTGCCGGGTGCAATGAACGGGACACAGCAATTCCAGATCCCGGAATAATGCCAAGTCACGAAACCCGTGGAGCCCTCCGACGATTCCATGGATTTTCCCGAATTGCCTCGCAGTATCGAGAATGGTACCCATATGGGGGTGAGCACAGCCGACAATCATGACAATTCCCTTCGCGGTAATAACCCCCATGCTTTGCTCAATTTCCTCTAATTCACCGGTAGAAAAGATATTTTCATGAATTTTGGCCGGGTGCGGTATGGTAATGACATCTCGTCCTCTCAATCCACGAAAGGACGGCGGAATATATATTTTTGCCCTGTCATTTTCGTTCAAGAAATCAGAAAGGCCTCCTATATGGTCAAAATGGGAATGCGAAATGAACACTTCATCGATCGACGACGGATCAATTCCCAGTTTTTCCATATTACCGAGCAAAATTTTCCCATTTCCACCGGTATCGAACAATATCCTGGGACCATTTTCTACTTCCACCAACGCGGAAAAACCCCAGTCTGCCTGAAGATCTTTCCGAAAAGCCGTATTGTCATAGATGATAGTAATTTTCATGGTCTACCGCTCACTCCTCAAAATTGTTAACCGTCTCTCTCCTAAAAACGTGAGGTCGATCCCTCTTTTCCCGAGGGCTATCAGCAATGCCGGGGTTACTGAGGAACATCCACGTAGTGATCATACACTGACTGTTGAGCTCCATCCGAAAACTGCCCGGTAACCACGATATGCTGTATCCCTGAGGCTGCAGACGTTAATTTTGACTCCCCTGGTGGCATATTCACCGTCAGGGTCGACTTCGTTCCTGATGGGGAGATGATATCAATGGTGAGCATGGTGAGGTTCGTATCCGAGCCGCCCTGAACGAGCACTTCAATGTGGCCCGTGGAGACAATTGGAGTGACACTTAGGTTATGTATCCCTGGTATAGCCGGAGAAATTGACGGAGTCTCCTGTAATGCGGTCGGCACACCGCCCGATGAAGAACTGCTCGAGAATGGTGTTATACAGGCTGCAGCAGTAACGAGCGCTATGATGAGTGCGATGATGGCCATCATGCATTTCGTACTTAAAAAAATATGACAATTGATGAAAAAGGTTGTGCCGGCAATACGTGGAAAAAGGACACGGTGCTGAATTACATTTTTTTGGATTGCTGTAGCATCTGTGGTGCGAAGAGTTGAGCGGCACTCGCCAGTACCTTATCCGTCCCTCCTCTCGATCGCTATCCCAACCTCGTTCCTGCGCATGAAACCAGGCGTGATGGGTGCGTTGTAGCGCATCAGGAAGGGTTCTCCGAGGCTTCGGATACCGTTCGCCTGCAGGATAGAGAGAAGCTGCGCCTGCATCTGCTTCACCGTCGCGTCATCGGCATAGCCACGAAAGCGGATCACGGCGACATCCCGGGCGGGGACCTCCTGAAGTTTGATCTGCCGGTCTTCCGGCTCCGGCGGCGCCTGTTCCAGGTACCTTTCGGGCAGCACGAACGAGATGCTGCCGCCTTCGGATACCACGGGAGTCGTCATCGGGATCTTTTCGGAGGTGATGACGGGAGCAGTCATCGGGATCTTTTCCCGCGGGCGATTGGCCCCGGATATGTAGTTGAACAAGAGTGAAAAGCCCCCGTCGCCGTATCCCGTGACGGTCGCGAGCAGGAGTTTCGGATATCTCCGGAGCTCGACATCTCCGATTCGACCAACTTCCTCGTATGCTACCGTTTCTGTCATCGTTCCAGCTCCTGCTATAACGCGGCAGGAAAATCCCTGCCTCGTTATGATCCGAATGTCAGGACAGGGATTTATATTTTGGCCCGGATTGTAATCGCGGAGACGTTTTGCTGCCGGCAGCAATAACCGGTGCTTCGGGGAGCATTTCCCTGGAGCTACCACGCTGCTTTTCTCTGACTTCAGGGCAGGATTGAAAAAAGACCTTGTCGGCATTGCTGAAGAATTCTCCAAAACCCAAAAAATGTCTGTTCTGCATATCGCGAAGTCTCCGCAGGAACAGCAATGTGGGGCCGGGAGGCCGAGACATAGAATGTGTTTATATGCCTATCCCGTCCAGATCAAATTTTTCTTCAAATTTTGTTAATATTTCTGATATAATCTCATCTTTTCAGAGATATCACTAATCCAGAAGTTGATGTTCGGCGTTATTTTTCCGGACTCCATCTCCGAGAACAAAATACGAGGTTTAAACGTTGTTACATCCATTTCGGAGACGGGCTTGAATTTAAAAATGTTGAATATTTTCAATTCCTCCGTTTTTGAAACATCAGGCAATATTTTCGGATTCTTAATCAGAATATCTAAAATAATTTTGTTAACACGTTCATAATCGGTGTTTGATGGTACTATCAATGGAACCCGGACAGGGAAATTTGTACAATATATGCCAGTTCGTCCATTGAAGGTAACCTGCCTGCTCCGCATTATCCGCTAATTGCATTCATGATCACCGATTACTGATAAAGTCGTGCATAATTACGCGACAGAGGTTGAGGGCGGAATCATGAAAACCCGGCTCCTCACTGTCACGGGTTAGTAGAGCGACGGAGGACAAGCCTGTGCTGATCGCATGGCTATGTGGGACATCACCTTCGGGAAAAAAGAGCCTGCCAGATGGATAGCAGCATTCCCTCATGCCCGAGTCGTCCGCTCCGAAGATACCGGGCATTTTGGTTCCAAAGGAAAATCAAGGGAACTGTTTACCGATAATCGTTGCCTGCTGGAAAGGTGATATGGCGGAGGAATGCATGCTGAAAAAGCGACCCTTATAGGGTGCCTGCGTCCTGCTACTGCAGCGGCGGCCCGCCGCGGCTGTACCCCGTTGCCTCCAGAAACGCCAGCCAGTCGAAGTCGGTGACGTTGTGAGGAGTGAGCGGGAAGTAGGTCGAGTTCTTCGTGCTGGCCGAACGGGCCGGAAGCGAGGCGATCTCCGCTGCAAGTTCCCCGCCGCCGTGAACCGGGATGAACAGCCCCGTTCCCGGCACGGCAGCCAGCCGGGCCTCGAACGTGCCGGATTCGGGCCTTCCGATGCCGTTTTCATCCGACACGCCCACCGCCGAGCCGATGACGGCATAGCGCGGGCCGAACATCTCGTTGAGGTGCGCCCCCGCCGTCCACCACGCGAGCGCGTGGGGGCCCAGCTGCCACTGTGCCTTTCCCCGCCGCAGGTGGCTGTTGTGCGCGAAGGCCAGCACCTTCCCCCTGCCTTGCTCGGCGGAGATCATATAGGCCAGGTTATCCGCCATCATCGCGTCGCGCATGCCGAGCAGCCGGACAATCCGCTCGGTCGAACCCGGCGTTGCCACCGCGGCATGGTAGTTCAGCAGCTGCCATGCGACCACTGCATGCTGCATGGCCTCCCGGTAGCGATCACCGCCGCTTGTCGCCGCCAGCGCGGGCCGGCGCACCTGCAGTTCCGTCATCAAATCTTCCGTCGCGATCCGCAGCGCAGTCGCCTCCGGGGAGAGGCCCACCGACTGTGCCGGATCCATCATCGCAGCGGGATTCTCCCACCTGGCGTCCGGGCCGATCAGCGGCTCGATGCGTCCGCGAAACTCCGTGCCTGCGTCAGGGTCCGCCGAGGCGAGATACGCGAGCACGAAATCCAGTAACCGGCGCGGGCTGTCGCTGCCGGTCATTTCTGTCGGGCTGTCGAAGCCGTAGAACCGGAGCCTCACGCGATGGGACGGATCCGCATTGTAGGTCCGCATCCACTCCACGAGTTCGCGGTTGGCCTCGAGCCGCCCGAAGCCGTGGCTGAAGCCGGCCTCCTGCACCTCTTCGTACGATGCCGGGCCCCGGCCGGCAATATACTCGTCGACGAGGCGGCCTTTCGGAAAACTGCTCTCGACGGCAATCGCGCTGTAGCCGTGCTTTTCCACGAGGCGCTCAAAGAGCCGGTTCCTGTGTTGGAGGATCTCCTCGCCGCCGTGAAGCGCTTCCCCGAAGCCGAGCAGCTCAATCGCATCGCCGAGGGACACGATGAGCCTGTCGACAGCCGCGTCGAACGTAGCGGGCGGGCCGGTGGAGAACGGGATGGCCCTGTCCCGGATCCAGTCATCGAGCGTTGCATGCGTCATGGATACAGAGTCACCTTCGTGATGCGGGTCACCCCAATCATGGATTATACAGGCTGGATATCACTATCCTCTCTCTCATGAAGCATAATAGCTATCAGTGCGATGGCCCCCGGCTCCGGCGGGGGGGGCAGAATCCAGAAGAAAAAAGGAAAGAAACCGTCAGGCGCCGGCCGCAGGCAGGATTGTGAAGGCGCCTTCAAGCCGGTCTTCCCCCTTATCGGAATTTATGACGACAACCGTCCATTTGCCTTCCGGATATTCCTTTTGTTCGGGAATTTTTAAGGTGCATTTGATCTTCGTTGAACTTGACGTGACGCCCGTGCACGCGATTTCCAGCGAATCGCGGATGAGTTTGACATTCTTTGCGAGTTCGAGATTCTTTCCACAAACCCTGAATTTGATCTCTTCTTTTCGCTTCCCCTCGGCAGGACTGGTACTGCGGAGGACCGGGACGGAAACCGCGGGCGTGCCGGCGGCAGCCGCAACCGTCTTGCTTGCAAAGTAGAAGCTGGAAACAGCGACGACCAGCGTGCTTACGGTGGTGATGATCTGTTTTGCCAGATCTTCACTCGCCTTTGAATTTTCCATGATCCGCCCCACATTATAGCGTGTTTCATTCGTCCCGTTGATAAGAACACTTACTTGTTGGATATAGGCAATCTGTTCTTTCGGGATGTCATTAAGCAGCTCTTGGGTAATAGATCGATATTGACTGGTCGGTAGAACTCTGACTTCCTCAAACAGAAGCAGGGAACTTATCATGAAAATGAGGATAAGGCTCAACGCGATGACAGCCCGTACGCTGCCCTCGGGAAGACCAAGAGACTGTTTGCGATCGGAAAGGCCGAGATGTTTGAAAATGAATGCTGTAAAGGTGAGTGATACCGTAAGGGCGATGACACTGATGACAAGCAGAACCGACAGGATGATTTCAGCCCTTTTAAATTCGGCATACAGAAACAGATAGAAAACGAGGAGTCCTATCGTTACAACAAAGAATAGCGTAACGATATCCCACAATGCATATTTATTTTCCTCACTCACCCTCTCACCGCATTTCATATCCCTCGATTTGTATTTAATTTTATTGCAGAAAAAAAATAAAAATAAAAAATTGTTGCAATCCCATAGTTCTTAACGAACCGCCGAGCGGCATCGTGACGGATCGCCGCAACCATCGTCGATATGAAGGCAGGAACGGTAATTTCACCCGCCAGCATCTGTTCAATACCGGCAGGATCCGGTGGTGAAGAGGGTGCGGCTTTTCTCTCTGGGATCGACGATTTTTTCGATAGTTACCAGTAGCAGTCGAATTCATAGGGAATTCCTGTCGCCTTCAGCCATTCCCGGAACTCATCCGAAGCGTGGAACCGGCCGCCGAAAACCGCCTCGATAAGGCCGAGCAGCACCCAATCCTTGTCTTTCGCCCTGACATAGACCCACCATTCATAGTCGTCGTCACCGTACATCGTTCGCGGGGCCTCGCCGACGTCCTGCGCCGAGATAACCAGGTCGCCTGTGTCCAGGATCTCGGCATAGACGAACCGCGAGGTCGGCCCCCGCTCTTCGAAGAGCTTCACTTTTTTCAGGTTCGCACCGGATTGATCGATCTCCATACAGCCACCTAAACCTCTCTTTTACATTTCGTTGCGCTGAGAAATCCGGTCCTCCCGACCTATCCCCTGTTTTCCGCCGACCGGCCATCTGTTCGCAGCAGGTACAGGCCGACACACACCGGTATCGCGAACGTCAGGGCGTAGTACACGAACACATCGGCGCCGTAATAGGAAGCCTCGAACAGCACGACGATGAAGAGGTAGTCGAGCACGACCGCGATTGCCGTCCATGATACCCCGAGAATCGCGTAGTACGTGAGGGGGAGGGGCCGGCTGCGGAACCACCACCACGTTACGGCGATGGTCACCGGGGTGAAGACTGCCGTGATGATCCAGCCCATCGCGTATGCAAACGGGGAGAAGAACAGGACTATCGATACCAGGTAGCCGACCAGCCAGAAAAGGGTGCCGAGGCCCGCGGTGTCCGTGATCCACTCCTTCATACCGGGATGCTTCGCTCTGTGCCATGTTATGCTTTGGCGTCGGATACCGGCATCCCGGCCGGTAAAATCCGGTAACACCTCATGTTGCCTTGATTTTTCTGCGGACGGCGCAGCCGGTAGAAAAGTACTTACCATCACAGAAAAAGCAACAAATTTTATTATCGGATATGATATACCTCCCCTTCATCCCAGAGGGAGGAAAGTATGATGAGGCAGATACTGACAGTGATGGTGCTTGTTGTGGTTCTCGCAGCGGGCGTTGGAATCGTGAGCGCAGACAAACCAATCACCGCTGCCGCCGGGGCGCAGGGCCCGTTTGCGGAGGTGAAGCTGACCGCCTATGACGCAGCCGCCGATGCACAGTACGGCCGATCGGTGGCGATCGACGGCGATCTCGTGGCAGTGGGTGCCGGCGGAGACGGCGCCGACGGGGCGGTGTATGTCTATAAGCGCCAGGGGATGCAGTATGTCCCGGATGCGAAACTGGTCGCCCCGGATGCGGTGATAGAAGCCGAATTCGGACGATGTGTCGTGATCAAAGGTAGCACGCTCTTCATCGGAGCCCGTTTTGCCCAGGTCGGTGACTATACAAAGGCTGGTGCGGTGTACGTTTTCAGGAAGTACCAGGGAACATGGCAGTTCGAGCAGAAAATTTCCTCTCCCATGCCGGAGGATGAGGATAATTTCGGCCGTGCTATCGCCGTTTCCGGAAACCTGATGGTAGTGACGGCCCGGAAAAACACAGCCGAAGAAGGAGCGGCATACCTTTATACGTATAAAGGAGGCAGCTGGGCCTATACGGCAACGCTTACGGCAAGCGACCCGGTCCCCGGGGCGTACTTCGGCCAGTCCGTAGCCCTGCAGGGGGGCATCATGGCGATAGGGGCCCGTAACGCCGATCCGAACGCTGCCGGCGCCCTCTATGTCTTCCGTCAGACCGGTGATGGCTGGGAGGAGATTGCAAAGATGACGCCGGATGACGGGAAGAACGACGACCAGTTCGGGTTCTCGGTCGCGATGGCAGGCGATACAATTGCGGTGGGGGCCCGGCGGGCGGATCTTCCCGGTGCATCGAACGCGGGTGCCGCCTCTCTCTATTCCGTGAAGGGCGACACCGTTACACTGATTGCAAAAATTACCGCAAATGACGCGACCAAAGGCGACGAGTTCGGCCAGTCGCTCGCCTTTGCCGGCGACGTCCTGGCAGTCGGTGCACGAAGGGCCGATGTCGACGGCAATACGGACCAGGGCATCATCTACTTCTTCCGCCGGGCGGGTAACCAATGGGAGGAGATCGGTACGGTCAGTGCATCCGACGGCATGGCTGGCGACGAGTTCGGGTATTCGCTCGCGGCCTTCGGCAACCGCATGGTGACCGGGGCGCACTTCGCTGATTCGTTAACGGGAGATAATACAGCAGGAGCGGCCTATGTGCTCCCGGTGGCGGCGTGAAAGGGCGGTGGCGGGGAGCGTTTTCCCCCCCGACGTTTTTGGGTAAAAAACACGGCAAAAGGATTATGCCGAAAATATTTCGCTCTTCTCGATTCCGGGCATATTAACAGCCCTGTTTCGGACAACACACTGTGGAGGCTTCACGAACAAGCGGCACCCTTTTTTGCATCCGGTCGATGGGCACGATATGGTTCACGATCCGTTTTGCCTTCGCCGACTGAAAAATCCCGACGGGCAACCCGGTTTTTTTGTGCTGGCGATTGGAAAGGTTCATGGCTTAGCAGTCAATTCCTTATCAGGATGTGGTTTCATGGATGAATTCATGCAGGCGGCTATTGAAGAAGCCAGACAGGGACTCCGGGAAGGCGGCATCCCCATCGGATCGGTGCTGGTGATCGACGGCAGCATCGTCGGCCGCGGGCACAATCGCAGGGTGCAGCAGGGCAGCGCTGTTTTGCATGCGGAAATGGACTGCCTTGAAAATGCGGGCCGGCTTTCACCCGCAGAGTACCGCCGGGCGGTGCTGTATTCGACGCTCTCCCCGTGCGACATGTGCAGCGGAGCGGTCCTGCTCTACAAAATACCAAAAGTCGTGATCGGTGAAAACCGGACCTTTAAAGGGCCGGAGGAGTATCTCCGGTCACGGGGCGTGGAACTGGTTATCTTGCACGACGAAGAGTGCCTACGAATGATGCGCGATTTTATCGCCGCCAATCCGGCATTGTGGGATGAGGATATCGGGAAAGGGTAGATAAATCGCTCCTTTTGTCAGGAGAGGGCTGTATCCTTCCCCGTCATTTCAGGTAGCCAGACCGGCCCGTCAGCTGTCGCCCACGGGAAGGAGCTACCGGTTCTTGCGTGAGGGATGCTATTTAATCGGGCATATTTTTCCTATTCGCCATTCTCCGGAATCAATTTCTAGGAAATCGTTCATCGTGAAGTAGTAACCGGGCATCACACAGCGAATCCTGATTCTTTCGACCGCTTTCGGAGTATTCGGATCGAGCTGCTTCCAGGTTATGTGATACCCTTTTTTCAGGTCGATGGGGTGCAAAATACTTTGATCCAGACTGTCGTTCTCACTGATCCAATCGCTGTCTTCCGCGTATTTCAACTGAAGCTGAATGGCATACCCGGTACTTCCCTTCATAGCGACAAAATTCCTCCACACGTCCAGCTCGTAGCCCCGTATTTGCTGCCAGAACGTGTTTTGGGTGAGATTCGGAGAAACGAAGTACATCTCGGTCTTCGTTATGCTTTCATTTGCTATATGGTACGAAATCGTCGACGCTGTGAGGCCAATATTGTTGAATTTTTGCAGCGCGAACGGTTCATGGTAGTTTGGTTGCTGAGGTCCCGGATTTATGATCTTCATTCCCGGAATGTCAACATTATAGAGCTGATCCAGCGCCCATCCTCCTGTCGTATCGTCGTCGAAATAAAACATTCCGGGGTTGTTCTTCGAAAACGTTATCCCCGGCATCGCCAGAATGACGAGGATTGCGACGGCTCCGATTATTCCCAAAGCAAATGTATCCCGGTTTTTTATCCATCTTTCATTGGGGGCCATAGTAGTACCTCCTAACGACACCATTATCATTATGAAACGATAGAAATGCAGCGAAAGAGAGAGAAACTGAAAGGAATTGAGCTCTTAATCTGCCTGATGCAGTGTTTCCGACCGGTTGATCCGTGATTGTGCGATTATGAATACTGTTTCATATCAGGATGCTTCGTTCTTGAATTTAAATGCGACGTGTTAACGGGGTATTCTGTACGGGAGGCATGGTCGGGTTCGGACCACCTGGGATGATCACCGTCATGACGTAATGCCTGAACACAATGGTGCCGTAATAGATGGCCTTGACTAGAATTAATAATTATAAAATTTGTCGTTGGAAAAGGATTGTGTTGGGAAATCCATTATTTCGCAGTTCTTTTAAAAGAAATACGCATATTTATCACCCTGCCTCTACGTCACCCCCTCCCAAAAGAGGGGCCGTACACCCCCGAATCCGGTAAGGATACACTCACAGTGCTGGGAGCAGGATCCACAGATCCTCCAAATTTTACCACGACGTTCTGCGTCGAAAACGCAGCAAGACCGCTAAATATAGGGCGTGACTTCGCCCTTGTCGGTACTGTTCAGCCAGATCGCGACACCGGCAGGGGGTCGAGATCACTGCAGGCGAGCCCGTCGGCGGGTCAGCCTGAAGTCAGCGGTCACCGGGCTGTCGGCAACAACAGTGGCGACCTTTGCAGCACCATAATAACCGTCCTTTTGAACAAGTACCAGATGATCGCCGGCCGGTATTGCGGTGAAGGTAAACGGTGTCACTTCACCGGTATCACTGCCGTCGAGCCG
Encoded proteins:
- a CDS encoding MBL fold metallo-hydrolase, with product MKITIIYDNTAFRKDLQADWGFSALVEVENGPRILFDTGGNGKILLGNMEKLGIDPSSIDEVFISHSHFDHIGGLSDFLNENDRAKIYIPPSFRGLRGRDVITIPHPAKIHENIFSTGELEEIEQSMGVITAKGIVMIVGCAHPHMGTILDTARQFGKIHGIVGGLHGFRDLALFRDLELLCPVHCTRHKAELKRRYPKKYIEGGAGKVIEM
- a CDS encoding SOUL heme-binding protein — translated: MTETVAYEEVGRIGDVELRRYPKLLLATVTGYGDGGFSLLFNYISGANRPREKIPMTAPVITSEKIPMTTPVVSEGGSISFVLPERYLEQAPPEPEDRQIKLQEVPARDVAVIRFRGYADDATVKQMQAQLLSILQANGIRSLGEPFLMRYNAPITPGFMRRNEVGIAIERRDG
- a CDS encoding erythromycin esterase, which codes for MTHATLDDWIRDRAIPFSTGPPATFDAAVDRLIVSLGDAIELLGFGEALHGGEEILQHRNRLFERLVEKHGYSAIAVESSFPKGRLVDEYIAGRGPASYEEVQEAGFSHGFGRLEANRELVEWMRTYNADPSHRVRLRFYGFDSPTEMTGSDSPRRLLDFVLAYLASADPDAGTEFRGRIEPLIGPDARWENPAAMMDPAQSVGLSPEATALRIATEDLMTELQVRRPALAATSGGDRYREAMQHAVVAWQLLNYHAAVATPGSTERIVRLLGMRDAMMADNLAYMISAEQGRGKVLAFAHNSHLRRGKAQWQLGPHALAWWTAGAHLNEMFGPRYAVIGSAVGVSDENGIGRPESGTFEARLAAVPGTGLFIPVHGGGELAAEIASLPARSASTKNSTYFPLTPHNVTDFDWLAFLEATGYSRGGPPLQ
- a CDS encoding cytidine deaminase; the encoded protein is MDEFMQAAIEEARQGLREGGIPIGSVLVIDGSIVGRGHNRRVQQGSAVLHAEMDCLENAGRLSPAEYRRAVLYSTLSPCDMCSGAVLLYKIPKVVIGENRTFKGPEEYLRSRGVELVILHDEECLRMMRDFIAANPALWDEDIGKG